CCACTGTTGCGCTGGGCAAATACTGTTCTGTAATTCGTTCATATTTGTCTTCATCTTTGAGTTTTTTGATGGAAATGGGACCAAAAATTTCGTCAGGCGTGCTAAAACGGTTCATCAAATATTCAAAGGCTTGTCCTTTCTCAAAAGCAAATTTCAACCTACGCGCCAATAGGCTTTTGGCTACCCCCGGAGGACCCAACAAAAACATGCTTTCGCCTGCCAAAGCCGAGAGCAGGGCAAGCTGCATGGCTTCTTCTTTTTCAAAAATAGGTTCAGAAAGAAGTTCTAATAATTTTCTAATGCGTTCTTTGCGCGAAGTTTCCATTTTAAATTGATAAGGTTAAGAGTTGCTTCAAAGGGCGGCAGCACAAACCTAAAACAAGCATCTCTCTATTTTGTTTTGAAGTCTGAAAAAAGGGGAAAGGCTAAAAAAGACACGATTCATAAATTTTATGATAAATTTTTTTAAACATTTTTTATGAAATTTTAAAAAATTAAAATAAGGCTAATATTTCTTCTAAAATCTCACGTGCTTGTGTGATGCTACGATATTGCAGTGCCACCTGCCGACAACGCGCACGAATTTCCTTCGGCTCTTCCGATAGTAGGGCTTGCATTTCGGCGCGTATTTGCTTTGCCGCCTCTTCTGAAAGGTCTTGATAGACGATACCAACCTGATGTTGTTTGGCTATTTTATCATCATCTGCAATATTTTCTGCAATAATATAAGGCAAACCGCAGGCTAAATAGTGTCCTACTTTGATAGGCGTTCTATATTTTTGGGCAGGCAGGGGCGGAATGGCAACCAGACCGATGTCGGCGGCGGAGATGTAGCCGCTTACCTCTTCGTAAGGCACGCGCCCCAATACGCAAAATTGAGCAGCCTCAACCCCTGCCTGACGGTAAGCCAATTCTACTTCCATTTTCGGCTGTGGCGAAATAATAAGCAGAAAATAATCGGGATTTTCATTAACTAACTGCTTACAAAAAGCCGCCATTTCGGGTAGTTCGTAGTAAAGTCCGCCAAATTTGCCTAAGTATAAGATTACTTTTTTATCTTCTATCTTTAAGTGTTGGCGAATTTGTTCGCGCTTTTGGGCTTCAAATTGGAAAAAAGTGGTATCCACCGAAATAGGTGCTGTCCAGATTTTCTTGGCGCGTGTGTGCCACTGTTGCACCAAATCGAGGGTGTGAGAAGTAGGCACGACCAAATAATCGCAGTCTGTGGCTTCCTTTTTCTCAAAAAAATTGAGTAGTTTGTATTTAATAGAATTTTTTGTCCAGATATTAAAATCTATCATATAATCGCTATGCGGCTCGAAGCAGTAAATCGCCAAGGGCAGCCGCAGAATTTTGGATAGAATCCAGCTGAAAGCCCCTGCAATGGTCAGAAAGCCAATAATGGCAGCAGGACGGTATTTGATTTTAATTTTTAATGCGACTAAAAAACTAACAAAAAAATCATATCCTTTTTTTAATAACAAAAAACGCCCCGTATGGTACTGTATGGGGTGCCATTTCAGATTGTAACGGTTTAGCTCTGCTATAAGTTGTGCCTTTTCAAGTTGGTGAAAGGCATAATCATCTTGTTCATACGTGATGAGATGAAATTGATATTTGCCATCTTTATTTAGCTCTTTTAAATAGGGAAGCATCAAACCGCCAAAAAGAGGGTCTTTCATACCCAGAAAGGAATACACAATAAAGGTTTTCAAACTTGTCAAAATTTAGATATAAATTGTAAAATAAAACAAATAAAAAGCCCTAAATAGCGTTTGATTTTCAACTACTTAGGGCTTTTGTGCCAATTACTGTTTATTGATACGCTCTAAAAACGCCCTGACCCCAGAGGTAAAACGTTTTACCTGACCTGTCGCGCCCTCTGTATTGACATAGATGGTATTGTGTCCCTCTGCAATTTCGTGAGCGGGTCTTTCTTTGGTGTAATAATAGGTAGCAATAGATTTGCGATTGATTCCCTGAGGTGTTTTCAGGGGCTTCGGATGTCCATGAAAAGAAATTTCGTTTGTTTCGAAGATAACACAACGATTAAAAGAGGGGGCATATTTGCCTAAAAGTACCTTCTTTTCGCCCGTCAAATCCCAAAGTTCGAGGTGTCCTTCGTATTCGTCTTTCCAATCTTTGTTCATATAAACCAACACGTTCAGACGACGGTGAAATTGCGTCTTGGGGTGAATGTTGTAATCTACGTGTACGTTTAAAAATGCCCCATTGATGGATTGGTGCAGTCCGCCTCCAAAAAGTTGTTCATCGCCGATAAGCTCTTCTTCTATTTCTGAAATTTCTTGAATCCAATTCAAAAAGGGCTTGCTGTTTAGCTCTGTAAAAAGTTGGTGCATTACGCTGCCTGCTTCAAAATCAGTCTTCTGAAATTTGTTCTTTTGGTCGAGATAAGTTGTGCCGTCCCAAAGTCCATCTGCTATCGTCGGATAATTTTGATGAACCAATTCGGCAACCTCTGCCTCAAAAAAGTTTTCAAACATAACGTAGCGGAAGGGCTTTTTAGACTGATAATCAGCCTTAATCGCCTCTGTTCGGCTTTTGAGTGCTTCTAAATTGATAAGTTGCATAGGTGAAAAGAAAGTTTATTTGGTAAGTTCAACGTACATGTTTAGTCCGATTTGAGCCTCGCGCGTATCCACGCCTTGTAGTTCGGGGTATTTTGATTGTCCATATTCGAGAAACTCTACGTGGCGAAAACCCAAGTGCTTTGCTACCAATTCTATCTCCGCCTTGCTATAAAAGTGAAGATGGCTATAACGGGTATAGGCTTCCTCTTTCGCTAAAAGGGCAGTTTGGTAGCGATTATCGGGATAGTGCTTGTTCAAAACCCCTTCCAAACAAGGAAAGGAAAGCCGCAAAACCCCATCTTTTTTGAAAGTCCGATAAGCCTCACTTAAAAATAAGAGCGAATCTACTTGCATCAAATGCTCCATCATATCTTCCGAATAGCCAAA
Above is a genomic segment from Hugenholtzia roseola DSM 9546 containing:
- a CDS encoding glycosyltransferase; translated protein: MKTFIVYSFLGMKDPLFGGLMLPYLKELNKDGKYQFHLITYEQDDYAFHQLEKAQLIAELNRYNLKWHPIQYHTGRFLLLKKGYDFFVSFLVALKIKIKYRPAAIIGFLTIAGAFSWILSKILRLPLAIYCFEPHSDYMIDFNIWTKNSIKYKLLNFFEKKEATDCDYLVVPTSHTLDLVQQWHTRAKKIWTAPISVDTTFFQFEAQKREQIRQHLKIEDKKVILYLGKFGGLYYELPEMAAFCKQLVNENPDYFLLIISPQPKMEVELAYRQAGVEAAQFCVLGRVPYEEVSGYISAADIGLVAIPPLPAQKYRTPIKVGHYLACGLPYIIAENIADDDKIAKQHQVGIVYQDLSEEAAKQIRAEMQALLSEEPKEIRARCRQVALQYRSITQAREILEEILALF
- a CDS encoding 2OG-Fe(II) oxygenase produces the protein MQLINLEALKSRTEAIKADYQSKKPFRYVMFENFFEAEVAELVHQNYPTIADGLWDGTTYLDQKNKFQKTDFEAGSVMHQLFTELNSKPFLNWIQEISEIEEELIGDEQLFGGGLHQSINGAFLNVHVDYNIHPKTQFHRRLNVLVYMNKDWKDEYEGHLELWDLTGEKKVLLGKYAPSFNRCVIFETNEISFHGHPKPLKTPQGINRKSIATYYYTKERPAHEIAEGHNTIYVNTEGATGQVKRFTSGVRAFLERINKQ
- a CDS encoding methyltransferase domain-containing protein, translating into MLASLKKQIRSFLYQKGYDIVYVNHQQLAFEAKRAAEIPEGTQLDTYGLNKVLYSCGWYKLQKGWLNVDYEPKEKVATKYDLNEYKYHFVNLIRRHPFADNSFEFGYSEDMMEHLMQVDSLLFLSEAYRTFKKDGVLRLSFPCLEGVLNKHYPDNRYQTALLAKEEAYTRYSHLHFYSKAEIELVAKHLGFRHVEFLEYGQSKYPELQGVDTREAQIGLNMYVELTK